The Gossypium hirsutum isolate 1008001.06 chromosome D03, Gossypium_hirsutum_v2.1, whole genome shotgun sequence genomic interval caccgctaaaagtcatatcaaacagtggcgtttgtgaaataagcgccgctaaagaacactacttttagtggcgtttttgaacaagcgccgctatagaacatCACTTTTAGAGGCATTTTCttccaaagcgccgctaaagaacatgatctttagcggcgtttatttccttagcaccgctaaagaacatgatctttagcggcgtttatttctaaccgccgctaaagaacatggtctttagtggcgtttatttctaagcgccgctaaagaacatggtctttagtggcgtttatttttttagcgccgctaaagaacatgatctttagcggcatttttttctaagcgccgctaaagaacatgatctttagggGCTTTTTTTCTGTAAGCGCCGCAAAAGTTTGCGACGTTGtcgttagcggcattttttgcggcgcttcttcAAGCGCCAGAAATGGATTTAGTGGCGTTtacaagcgccgctaaaggcaaaAAAAATGCTGTTAAAAACCTGTTCTGCTGTAGTGAACAAACacagaaaaatacaaaaaatatttttcataaaacattttATATGTGAACAAACGGACTCTAAATTCAATTTATCGTTTtcctatcaaaataaaatatttatagtttAAACAATTACATCCTTTTATTTAATGGTTCCATAAATTTATGATTACCGAAACAAATATAGATTCGAGTAATTGTGTGGTTCTCATAcaacaatattttttattcatttctatcAAGGACGTGGATTTCTTCATTTGTCTATCCTGCAATCAGGTTCGatctatatataaaaaataaaaaacagctAGGTTTAGGGTTTTCACAAGCTAGTTCGAATAATTGGCGGCTAATTACGATAGGAAATCGATTAAAAATTTACTTGGTGTAGGAGGCGCTTCAACGTACTCCACAAAATGTAACTCAAGATGAGATTCTTTCACATGCTAGAGTCCtttattcaacttctttttcttcttaaaaGGAAAAACATAAGCACATGCTATAAAATATATTACAATATAAATGTtttatatctttaaaaaattaGGAGGATTAATAATTGTGACCATATAACTTATTCGAAGAATTATATTACATGGTTCGATCATAAAGATCTTCACACATaggtattaattaattttttgtagcTTTGTTGGATGTCGTACCGAGATCCAAAGATTTTAACATGTGCACACTACTTATATACTTATTCGTCATTTGTTGAAATCAAAATGATCATATTTTATGGTAGTTCAGCATAACAAAAGAAATTCTATTAAATTTAATGAACTTCGATacttatcttattttttatttgcattttaaGAAAGAGTGCAATTAGATAATTATTCCGGATGAGAATGTTAACATCCAACCAATTACTTTTAAGATATTGTTGAGGGGGCTTTGATcaataatggtaattttgcaccatTTAACCTTATTACAATTGGTTTAAGGCCCGCGATAAACCACATTTATATTACTCGGGAGAGCATCATCTAACTTCTGCAAAAATGGGTATTATTAAGTCGTTGGAAGAGGAATATGCAAGCGTGTGTTGAACCTGACGAAGTCGTCCAACCTAACAGGCGAAGCATCCACCGCCTTGTGGCCGAGCAACTCAAGCTGCCCAATCGCCCAAAGCTACTGAACCTGTCCAAGTTGTTGAACCCATGCAACCGGACAAACATGTCAATCTTCCAAATGAGAAATCTGACTTTAATATACTAGATCAATCGAAGTTGCTTACTGCTAGGAGTTGAGAGACCCTATAAGCAATTGGCTAATATGCGAATCCGAGGTGAGTCGAGAGATCGTGAGGATCTAAAGTTAACAATAGATAATTCCTGATCAATTTGACTAAGCCTAATCATTAGTTTCTAATTAAACTAATCAACCACTACATTTTTACACCTGGAAGGAAAGTTTTTAATTGAGATTGTTTTAGTTCAGTAGTTTCAACAATTTTGCTTTTTAGTAATTAGAGTAAAATTCCTTTAAGTCGGTCGTGTTCATAATCATGAATTCAATATTAggttaataattataagtattcaaaacctaaatttgaagtaaattattttcttttggatTCGATTATTAGAATACTTTCATCCAAGTATATCTATTGTATTATAACTTAACAACAACTGCACACCTGCAGCTTCAAATCACAATAAATTTAAATAGAACTTTAAGACACACTCAATCATTATTAGGCTCTTTGCATGTGCCAAATAatattttctttacaaagaggcTAGCCATATAATATATCTTAGGCTGGATGTGCAAAGAAACCTATAAGACAAAAAGAAATCCACAAGGGGAGTTTATGCTTCGAAATgttgtttaatgcttaaattagGAGaggtaataaaaaaattgaaaaaatgagtattttttttttcagaataagTGAATAACGGTAAGATCAAGGGCAAAACTAAAAAATTACTTTGGGACAAagataaatcataattttttttaggagAGAGGAAGTGAGGagaaaatttatcattatactaatttgtaattttaaaaattttgaaggcaTTACAagacaattttaccattttttggGTGGAGGCGGGGCTATCGCCTTCCCCCGTCTACACCTTGGGTAAGGTTGGAAAAGATAGCCTTTAGCTACTCTAAGGCTACTAATTACATGAGAATTGCACGGGCCAAATTATCCCTTGCACActtaaattattatacattttggtcattactcacaatttctaatatttttttaataggtTCTGATTATATTTACTTGACATAATGCTTAAAATTACTCATAGTCCCTCCTCAATCTATAAACAAGAGAATAATGCATTTTAGTACACTCGAACACATGTCTTCTTTTATTGACAACAATATTCATGATAAtgaagttaagactcaatcggttGGTCATTAttcacaattaaaaatataataaaatgaaataataaattacataTGATTAAAAAATAAGCAACTAGCTACAAAAAAAGAGTATAAATATGCAGGTGTTTGAAGACATTCCTAAAGAGTCATTATTTGTTGTTGACATTAATAGAATAGTAAATTTTGGTTTAGACAATTTgttgattaaaaaaaaagcaaCTAACAATAAAGTAAGGTGAATTAATTAACTTTTGATAAATACACAAGTTTACATTAATTCAATTTATTGCTTATTATCTCGAAAAATAAGCTTTTTAATTGGGCCGGACTCTCACAGCAATCTATTTTTCTCCTCTATTTTCTTCTCTTAACCCTAAAGCCCGCCCAAAACTGAATCCTACGATACCATTTATACTGATAAATTATATAACATTACAGTCTTTAAGTTATAGGGTTTTTACACTCTACTTAGTCCCTCCATCGAAGCCGCCCCGAGAAAGGAAGCAGAGGGCAAGTAAAATGAAGACCATTCTTTCTTCAGAGACAATGGACATCCCTGATGGGGTTGCTATTAAGGTGAAGGCCAAGATGATCGAGGTTGAAGGTCCCAGGGGTAAGCTCATCCGTAACTTCAAGCACCTCAACCTCGATTTTCACCTCATCAAGGACGAGGAGAGCGGCAAGCGCAAGCTCAGGATCGAGGCTTGGTTTGGCTCCAGAAAGACTAGCGCCGCCATCCGTACTGCTCTCAGCCACGTTGAGAATCTCATCACCGGCGTCACCAAGGGTTACCGTTACAAGATGAGGTTTGTTTATGCTCATTTTCCGATCAACGCCTCCATCACTAACGGCAACAAGTCCATCGAGATCCGTAATTTCCTTGGCGAGAAGAAggtcttctctctttctctctctctccgtCTTTTTAATCTCTTATTGAATCGAAATCACATTGTCACTGTTGATTTAATtccctttatttgtttttttttgtttgaataaggcatttattattgtttttatcatatatttgggctttttttgtttcgttttctttttggCCTATTCAAGCGTACGGTGCTGTTGAAATGCTACATTAAGAGCATACATTGATTcatatattttgtttgtttaatgTCAACACCCCTAGGACTTGATGTAAACGTAAAATTCTTATATTTTCTGGAGTTCTGGTTGCATTGACTGATGTAGAGAAATGGGTAGGCATTGTTTTTACATATTGAACCAAATTGTTCATGTTTTAGGGTTCAAGTAACCAAATATGAAACATGTTCAAGAGTTTGATAAGTTCCTTGTATTCCAATGACATTATGTTAACGTTTGCACCGGTGAACATCAGGTGCGAAAGGTGGATATGTTGGAAGGGGTATCCATTGTTCGATCAGAGAAGGTTAAAGACGAGATCGTGTTGGATGGTAACGATATCGAACTTGTGTCACGCTCGGCAGCTTTGATAAACCAGGTAGGCCCTCTGTCGATCCCTTTTAAACACTGAGATTGAAGCTGGAGATGATTGATATTTGGCATTTATGTTGATGAATGTGAGTTTTGATTGGAACAGAAATGCCATGTGAAGAACAAGGATATTAGAAAGTTCCTTGATGGTATCTATGTTAGCGAGAAGGGCAGGATCGCTGAAGAAGAATGATTGGTATGGTATCTCTTGTTTCATAGTGTTATAATGCTGTTTTGGTTTTCAGACTTTAGATTATAAGGATGTTATCTTATATTTGTTTCATCTTTATGTTTTGCGACATTGAGCTCCTTTCATCAATGACTTGGAATGCAATTTTTCGGCAACCCTTTTGCTGCAATTTAAGAAGGCATGAAAACCTTTGGTTTAAAGACTTGATTATCATCCAAATTATCGAAAATAAGATAAGATATGATATATTTAAGCATTTTAGGATATATTCTGAAAAAGAATGCTAccataaacaaatatttttttaagaagcCTTACGTAtaatatttaaagttcaaatatgataatttgacAATTTTAACCTTACGTTTTCAAATAAGAAGTTCCATTCGcatgcaaaataaaataaggggtcAAAAACGAACGTCGGTAGCACTGTCACCAGTTCAAAGCGGAGTGCTGAAACTCGTAACACTGGTGTCCTGTAGAAAGTTGGAGGAGGGTCAGTTGAGAAGCGGTGCGTCGGCAGTCACACCAACCCATGGCTGAAAAAGGAtgacaaaagaaaaaacaaaaggaaaaagaaaagggagagggAAATCGTGCAGCCCAAGGAGGGGGAGGCAGGCTACTGATTCGGAAAAGTTGGTATTAAATATTCATTTAAAGagctattaaataatttttatatattttcaatggGTAAACTATGGTAGAGGTTAACCAAttatagttttctttttcttttttatagttaatttttaaaagttacaaaataatttttcaactattaataaatttatttatttattgtcatttaactataaaaaattgcaaaataatcatctaactatttaatttttgtattttatgatCATTAGTTGACCTACGtagaaataaaaacatccaaaaattAAAGATAGTTGCTTGACTAAAAAAGACAATTGAATATTTgagtaattattttgtaattttttataattgggcaaccaaaaaagaaaattactaatagttgaatgacaatttgtaaattttcatagtTGGGTGGCTATGAAAGTAGTTTAGCCATTTTAAACTTACTCTAAGCCTTCAAACCATGGCAGTGAGTACCATACCAAATAGTATGTAACGTTTCGATTTTAAACCGATACCAAGTTTTATATGTTCTGTTTTGGTTAAATTTTCGATGTGTTTCGATCAATATTGAATTGTACCAACCTGTACCGGTTGGtacaatattttgatattttaaaccaacttttaaattttattcctaACCATTTTAATTTTTCTGCAATTATAGTTagtaaataaaattattgaacctaattattaattctaaaacatatatttacatataaatatatttatatgaatgtAATTAAGATATAtttgtatgtatatgtgatatataatttatttttttaccaaaataataaataatttattaagaaattaaaaataagactataaatatatatgtaaaaaatatttaaatgtatatataatttatcaagaaattaaaaattagattataaatatatatgtgaaaaatatttaaaaacatcgATAAACCCAAAGCGGTACATCGAAATATGCCAATATTGGTACGTATCAGTATCAAGACTAAAACAGTACACCTATTGGTAGGGTATTGACTACTTTGCCTTAAACACTTTTATGCAATCAAGGGGGCGTTTGTTTCATGGAAAATGCTTTATgcatttctctattttttatttcatgaaaaataacTTGGTAAATAGAAAATAACTTACAAGTCAATATAAAATAAgtccttttttttgaaaaattaatttacccttttgaaaagcgtaaataattttttttccaaaaatgagCTCCTTCGTGaataacttaatttttatataaaaaataatttgaatcaagtatgatattattatattaataataaattttaaaatttaaattttaaatatattaaaatattatatcaaatattataatattcaataccattaaacataaatatttaattatttatatttaataatataataaattattaatttaaattattattttaataaattatttaatattaaaattttatataaataataaatttacattaataataattttaaaatttaaataatattcttaatatattattaaagaaattcatgttaatattttgataataaatatatattacaatttatatatattcaataataaatgttttatattgtaaaatatgaaaattttaataatataaatatgaatgtTTAAATCATGCTTAACTTTATTTACACCTTCCAACACCAATGTGTCGCTATCCACttcatatatgtaatatatataatatgtaatttaaattaagctTTACTTAATCAttgtttattataaaatattatcttattataaaataaaatttgattgtcAAAAGAAAATGCTTCTATAATATTTTGCAACAAATAAATTTATGTTGTGCTTGTTTCactaaaaacaatttttaaaaaatgatttaatgaaaatttagcaaataaaggaaaatattttacacagcaTCAtctaaacaccagaaaatataagttttttcagaaaatcaatctattttccagaaatcattttctaaAAACTGTTTTTAGTGAAACAAACATAGCCTAAGTTAATTTGATTTTGAACTTGTATCTTTCGAGAGCTTACAAAAATATTGGTGCCAAGCACACCGTGTCAATTGAGTTTTTAGCTTAGTTGGCACTATTGTTATTACAACAACTAAAAATACATGGATTTGAGCATGCTGAAGTATATGTTAACTTTTTTAATACTTAATTGGTTATAAGTAACTAATGTATTTATATTAAAGGTTTCTAGCGTTCGGTACGGTGAAAAGTGGTCACTATATTATTGTGTTTAGCGCTAAAAACTATtagttttttcttaaaaaaaaagaatggggAGTTATCACTATCCCAATGTTCTTTAGTTCGAAAGGCATCATTTTATAGTAGAACAGTTTGTCTTTTGTAATGAATGTTATCTTTTCTTAATCGTCCAgatccatgaaaatttaattgtacCCGAAGAAAGCATCCATAAAACTCATGAATTCTTGCCCTACTAAGACGTTAACCAATCGATCAATCAAGGGAAATAGGAAACATCGTTCGGGCAGGCCTTGTTCAAATTTGTgaaatccacacacattcgccaCTTATTCCCATATTTGGGAaccatcaccacatttgagaccCAGTTTGGATAAGTAACATTGCGAACAAACCCTGCAGCCAACAATTTACTTATTATCTTGCCACTGCCACTGTCACTGTCTCCGAAAAGAAtcacattttcttttgtttcactGGGTGGGCATTGAGATACATTCCCAAGTATTGTTGAATAATGGAGGGGTGTGTGATCACCATGTCAGCAACAAACCAAGCGAAGACATCCTTGCACTTAACTAGCAAAGTGTAACACCCTGCCTGACTCGATCGCCGGGTTCGATCTACAAGATGTGACATCCGTTGCTGGAGCAACTACCATCAAATATtcagaaaaaaaatcattcaaacatcCAATAATAACATAAACACATTCACATCATGATAGACAATATTTTCCtagtcttaatcgagcttacgaaagctcttttgttgGCCTGAGCataaaataggaccaaattgtaaagtttcaaAATTTCAGATCGACGTCACGATGTGACATGCTGAGTTGGCCTCGTTGTGATGAAAAGGTTCCTTGTCATGCCAGGACTTAAAGTCTAGACCTCGTCAAGACGACCATCGCCCAACATCGCGATGTGAACTCTGTTTTTGGTACAAATTAGATCATTTGGTACCTATCTCCTAGCCATAATTCAAACTTACTAAAAGATGCACATTTGCACAACCTCTCCTAcataaaaacatatcaaaacacatTCCCAACATTGCATTCAACCATTTCCCAATCAACCAATCCAATATACCTCAATTTGGTACCAAATCATACCAATTCAACTTACTGAATCACAAACCAATCAAATGTGCATAGAGCCATTCAATACCTTGATTTTAACCATGTAAATTCATACTCAACTATGTCATTTCAAGTGCCACACATATAGCTTGAAATGGTACCAAAACATTCATGTGTAATAGGCATTAACCTTATCAAAGATCAAACATTATAAAAGATACAACCATATAAACTTCTAAGTTAACAAAAGTATAAGACCTATATATATGCCACAAAAATGAGCTTCAAAATGATTAAAAGGCTACCGAATTGATAATAGGATATTTTTAGCTTCTCGACAATCCGCTTGACACATTTCACAAGTTGGAAATCTATAGGGAAAGGGAAAACAACAAGGTAAGCATATCgaatgcttagtaagtacatagACATTAAACAACAACTTACCTCCATTTACAATTTAATATGATAAGCTACTAGCTTGACAAGTTTGCCTAAACATGACAACCACATATCAACAAGGTGAGTTCAACATATAACCGTATCATAtagtaattcaaacatataacatTCCAGTTCACTTATaatcaacatttaatcacttaaatatcATATTCCAATCATATTCCGAATTGAATCGATTGATTTGTCACATTCTTATATCAGAAGAAGAGGACTTGTATCCAGTTTGCATAATCTTTTGTATActatcaaaattcatatattataactCTTATTTTAACCATTATTTTACAATATCAAATCAATTGATATACCATTATAATCTTTACATTTTATATCTCTATTAATTTGACTCAAACTCAaacggatacacgaatccaaccaacatACCAATTTGATACCTAGTGCCTTGTTGGACAATCCCAAAGTAATTAGTTTGCGCCCAACGTTCATCAATATAATCAAGGTAAAAGTTGTGCCCAACACTCATTGACATGTAGTCAAAGTAACCCGTACCCtgtctatcctatggcatgccaactatattcgactttGCCTGAgcagttaatagggtaaccaataatccaatttcattataagtttgaATCCCATTCTAATGATATCAATatcaattcatca includes:
- the LOC107950119 gene encoding 60S ribosomal protein L9 produces the protein MKTILSSETMDIPDGVAIKVKAKMIEVEGPRGKLIRNFKHLNLDFHLIKDEESGKRKLRIEAWFGSRKTSAAIRTALSHVENLITGVTKGYRYKMRFVYAHFPINASITNGNKSIEIRNFLGEKKVRKVDMLEGVSIVRSEKVKDEIVLDGNDIELVSRSAALINQKCHVKNKDIRKFLDGIYVSEKGRIAEEE